Proteins encoded within one genomic window of Methanobacterium sp. Maddingley MBC34:
- a CDS encoding lysophospholipase, producing MEILKSKKKLILIIILAIIIIGAAAFTYYVSDYYHAENRALNALNSTDSYTVLNADDSITFTPTANKSTTGIIIYPGAKVQAESYSVIASQLAENGYTTIIVKMPFNLAFFGVNRADDVIGNHPEISSWVIGGHSLGGVFASDYAVNHQDKIKGVIYMASYPSTNASNATFKALSIRGSLDGLTNADDVSSNLNKFPKNTTFITIQGGNHFNFGDYGTQSGDNNSTITRDQQQNQTVNAILEFLKTI from the coding sequence ATGGAAATATTAAAATCAAAAAAGAAACTAATTTTGATAATCATTTTAGCCATAATCATAATTGGTGCAGCTGCTTTCACCTATTACGTTTCTGATTATTATCATGCTGAAAATAGGGCCTTAAATGCTCTAAACTCAACTGACTCTTATACTGTGTTGAATGCTGATGATTCGATTACCTTCACTCCCACTGCCAACAAAAGCACCACCGGAATAATAATCTATCCCGGGGCTAAAGTTCAAGCGGAATCTTACTCAGTAATAGCATCTCAACTGGCTGAAAATGGTTACACCACCATAATTGTGAAAATGCCATTTAACCTGGCATTTTTCGGAGTTAACCGAGCAGATGATGTGATTGGAAATCATCCAGAGATAAGTTCATGGGTTATTGGTGGTCATTCCCTGGGTGGTGTTTTTGCATCGGATTATGCTGTAAACCACCAGGATAAAATAAAAGGAGTAATATATATGGCCAGTTACCCTTCAACCAACGCCTCAAACGCCACATTTAAGGCACTGTCAATTAGGGGTTCCCTAGATGGCTTGACCAACGCTGATGATGTCTCCAGTAATCTCAACAAATTCCCCAAAAACACCACCTTCATCACCATTCAAGGAGGGAATCATTTCAACTTTGGGGATTATGGTACTCAATCAGGAGATAACAACAGTACCATTACCCGGGACCAGCAGCAGAATCAAACCGTAAATGCCATACTAGAATTTCTTAAAACCATTTAA
- a CDS encoding hydrogenase expression/formation protein HypD (PFAM: Hydrogenase formation hypA family~TIGRFAM: hydrogenase expression/formation protein HypD), with the protein MSTMKDLSKEIVKRIENIAQPVKIMHVCGSHEHTIMQHGIRTLLPPEVEVVAGPGCPVCCVPAREVEECLQLAKQGVTIATFGDMLRVPGGSGSLAEAKAEGADVRIVYGVNNAVELAQKIDNEVVFMAAGFETTAPTTAAEIVAGPPENFSVLSCHRMIPPALQFLIESGEVNLNALIEPGHVSTIIGTQPYDLFSEKYGIPQVVTGFNPMDVLIAVYLILKQLHEGKALVQNEYKRAVREEGNLKAQKLLEDVFYITTREWRGFPPIPDSVMEIKDEFSDVNAREKFDIEVGSIPEVVSGCICGAILRGVARPEDCKLFRKECNPTNPIGACMVSKEGTCNIAHRYGSF; encoded by the coding sequence ATGAGCACAATGAAAGACCTCTCCAAGGAAATTGTAAAACGTATTGAAAACATAGCACAACCTGTAAAGATAATGCATGTCTGCGGATCACACGAACACACCATAATGCAGCACGGTATAAGAACCCTGTTACCTCCAGAGGTGGAAGTGGTAGCTGGGCCAGGATGCCCAGTATGCTGCGTACCCGCACGTGAAGTAGAAGAATGCCTCCAGCTGGCCAAACAGGGAGTCACTATTGCCACATTTGGGGACATGTTAAGGGTCCCGGGTGGATCAGGATCCCTGGCCGAGGCAAAAGCAGAAGGTGCTGATGTAAGGATAGTTTATGGGGTAAATAATGCAGTGGAACTGGCTCAAAAAATTGATAATGAAGTGGTTTTCATGGCTGCAGGCTTTGAAACCACGGCGCCAACCACTGCTGCGGAAATAGTTGCAGGTCCACCTGAAAACTTCTCAGTCCTGTCCTGTCATAGGATGATACCTCCAGCACTTCAGTTTTTAATAGAATCCGGCGAAGTGAATCTCAACGCCCTCATAGAACCAGGCCATGTTTCCACCATCATCGGAACTCAGCCTTATGATCTTTTCTCAGAAAAATATGGAATCCCTCAGGTGGTTACTGGTTTCAACCCGATGGACGTGCTCATAGCGGTGTACCTGATTTTAAAACAGCTTCATGAAGGTAAAGCACTAGTTCAAAATGAATATAAACGAGCAGTCCGTGAAGAAGGTAATTTAAAAGCCCAAAAACTCCTTGAAGACGTGTTCTACATCACTACCAGGGAATGGAGGGGTTTCCCACCCATACCTGACTCAGTTATGGAGATCAAAGATGAATTCAGTGATGTGAATGCCCGGGAGAAATTCGACATCGAAGTGGGCAGTATTCCTGAAGTAGTTTCTGGTTGTATCTGCGGAGCCATACTCCGGGGAGTGGCCCGTCCTGAAGACTGCAAACTCTTCCGCAAGGAATGTAACCCCACCAACCCCATTGGAGCCTGTATGGTTAGTAAAGAAGGAACCTGCAACATCGCTCATCGATATGGTTCATTTTAA
- a CDS encoding putative nucleotide kinase (PFAM: Protein of unknown function, DUF265) — MYIKNNQDGIMNVLITGPPGVGKTTLLNEIKNKIRDQGYSVGGMYCPEIREEDRRTGFNIIDIASRRKGILASTQNTEGPAVGKYKVNLDDIRDVGVLALKNALETSDYILIDEIAPMELASSSFSQTVWEVMESQKPVIAVIHQRSNHPFILKVKSREDVQIFNLNQENQDCLLKKILELLGINN, encoded by the coding sequence ATGTACATAAAAAACAATCAAGATGGGATTATGAATGTTTTAATAACTGGTCCGCCGGGTGTTGGTAAAACCACTCTTTTAAATGAAATAAAAAATAAAATCAGGGATCAGGGCTATTCTGTTGGTGGAATGTACTGTCCAGAAATAAGAGAAGAGGATCGTCGAACTGGTTTTAATATCATTGATATTGCTTCCAGACGGAAAGGAATCCTGGCAAGTACACAAAACACTGAAGGGCCAGCTGTGGGTAAATATAAAGTTAATTTAGATGACATCAGGGATGTAGGTGTTTTAGCCCTGAAAAATGCCCTGGAAACATCAGATTACATTTTAATTGATGAAATTGCGCCCATGGAACTGGCAAGCAGTTCATTTTCCCAGACAGTTTGGGAGGTAATGGAAAGCCAGAAACCAGTCATTGCAGTTATTCATCAGCGTTCCAATCACCCGTTTATTTTAAAAGTTAAAAGTAGGGAAGATGTCCAGATTTTTAATTTAAACCAAGAAAATCAGGATTGTCTGTTAAAAAAGATTTTAGAACTTTTAGGAATAAATAACTAG
- a CDS encoding UDP-N-acetylmuramoylalanine-D-glutamate ligase (PFAM: Mur ligase middle domain), producing the protein MINDALLENQVMVIKMDVSVVGLGVEGINAVESLLNRGYKVYASDINTDIELKPYENLDVDRGFHDFGKIEKADAVVLSPGLWNNPVFGKLKSENKLLSDILTSHRSLFTIGVTGTNGKTTTTMMIASILQKAGMKVLIGGNAGGGFKGYTEVILEAASGNYDILLVEVCDMTLDFCNHTFDFDLVVVTNVGRDHLEFHKSVENYLTSLGNFVKGKNIVLNENTESLGHLSEKAAETHFFTKIPYKLNLFGDFNRENAAAASKTAEIMKIPDEIIETALKEFSVLPGRATIIDLPHSQIVVGKTDNADAAAAVLNEAEFSVIILGTPRKGEVCRLDIFREASKTNSKIIAIFPGLDDTRDDVRKVLEEEKYHGIIHNLSNVDEVVEFALKCSEKYNKVFIGGNGQCKIIEITESLKEAISAK; encoded by the coding sequence ATGATAAATGATGCACTTTTAGAAAATCAGGTAATGGTTATTAAAATGGATGTTTCTGTGGTTGGGTTAGGTGTAGAAGGCATTAATGCCGTTGAATCTCTCCTTAATCGCGGTTATAAAGTTTATGCTTCAGATATTAATACAGATATTGAATTAAAGCCATATGAAAACCTGGATGTAGATAGGGGATTTCATGATTTTGGAAAAATAGAAAAAGCAGATGCAGTTGTTTTAAGCCCAGGATTATGGAATAATCCTGTTTTTGGAAAATTGAAGTCTGAAAATAAACTTTTATCAGATATTCTAACTTCCCATCGCTCTTTATTTACCATAGGCGTAACTGGCACCAATGGCAAAACAACTACTACCATGATGATTGCCAGCATACTACAAAAAGCAGGCATGAAAGTTCTCATTGGTGGAAACGCAGGAGGAGGTTTTAAGGGTTACACAGAAGTCATTTTAGAAGCTGCATCTGGTAATTATGATATCCTTCTGGTAGAAGTCTGTGATATGACTCTAGACTTCTGCAATCATACTTTTGACTTTGACCTGGTTGTAGTGACAAATGTCGGTAGAGATCACCTTGAATTTCACAAATCAGTTGAAAACTACCTAACATCCCTGGGAAATTTTGTGAAGGGTAAAAATATTGTTTTAAACGAGAATACTGAAAGTTTAGGCCATTTAAGTGAGAAAGCAGCAGAAACTCATTTCTTCACCAAGATTCCATATAAATTGAACTTGTTTGGAGATTTTAATCGGGAAAATGCAGCTGCAGCGTCAAAAACTGCCGAAATAATGAAAATACCTGATGAAATCATTGAAACCGCCCTTAAGGAATTCAGTGTTTTGCCAGGGAGGGCCACTATTATTGATCTTCCCCATTCCCAGATAGTGGTGGGTAAAACTGATAATGCCGATGCTGCCGCAGCAGTGCTTAATGAAGCTGAATTCTCCGTTATAATCCTTGGAACCCCACGTAAAGGTGAAGTATGTCGTTTAGATATTTTCAGAGAAGCTTCAAAGACCAATTCTAAGATCATTGCAATTTTCCCCGGACTGGATGACACTCGAGATGATGTTCGAAAGGTGTTGGAGGAAGAAAAATACCACGGAATAATCCATAACCTTAGCAATGTGGATGAAGTAGTTGAATTCGCACTCAAGTGCTCAGAAAAGTACAATAAAGTATTTATCGGTGGTAATGGACAGTGCAAGATCATAGAAATAACTGAAAGCCTAAAAGAAGCTATTTCAGCAAAATAG
- a CDS encoding phosphoglycerol geranylgeranyltransferase (PFAM: PcrB family~TIGRFAM: phosphoglycerol geranylgeranyltransferase; geranylgeranylglyceryl phosphate synthase family protein), translating to MKVEEYLRESLKKGKVHLTLLDPEEQDPQKALEIATEAVAGGTDGIMLGGSTTDSQDLDATAKILQENLEVPIILFPGNTTGVSSYADAIFFMSLLNSTNPYWIIGAQALGSSKIKKIGIETIPMGYVIVQPGGTAGWVGDAKLIPRNKPDIATAYAMAAEFLGMRLFYLEAGSGAEQIIPDAMIQKVKMFTNHVVLVGGGIRTGEDARKAAQAGADIIVTGTVVENTSNIKEKIAEIVEGIKSI from the coding sequence ATGAAAGTTGAAGAATATTTAAGAGAATCCCTGAAGAAGGGGAAGGTTCACCTAACTCTTCTTGATCCAGAGGAACAGGACCCTCAAAAAGCCCTGGAAATCGCTACTGAAGCAGTTGCTGGGGGCACTGATGGTATTATGCTGGGTGGATCCACCACAGATTCCCAGGATCTGGACGCGACTGCAAAAATACTCCAGGAAAACCTGGAAGTGCCCATCATCCTGTTTCCCGGTAACACCACCGGTGTGAGCAGTTATGCTGATGCCATATTTTTCATGAGCTTACTCAATTCAACCAATCCCTACTGGATTATTGGTGCACAGGCACTGGGATCTTCAAAAATTAAAAAGATAGGAATTGAAACTATCCCCATGGGATACGTCATTGTCCAACCTGGTGGAACCGCAGGATGGGTGGGAGATGCTAAATTAATCCCCCGTAACAAACCAGACATTGCCACAGCTTATGCCATGGCAGCTGAGTTTTTGGGAATGAGATTATTCTATCTGGAAGCAGGTTCCGGGGCAGAACAGATAATTCCTGACGCGATGATTCAGAAGGTTAAAATGTTCACCAACCACGTGGTACTTGTTGGTGGAGGTATCCGAACTGGTGAAGATGCCAGAAAAGCAGCCCAAGCTGGTGCAGATATTATAGTCACCGGTACCGTGGTTGAGAACACATCCAATATAAAGGAAAAAATAGCTGAGATTGTGGAAGGGATCAAATCCATTTAA
- a CDS encoding putative MobA-like protein, which produces MKGVSCIITAAGKNRRMREDLQSRGMELKHKLLLKINADPIINFTVKKALQTDLNECIVVLGHFMDDLYPALKKIHDTRLHIIENPEVNVELSQTLLNGVLNAKYDYCLCLAGDQPTVTQKTMENLINQLLNSQDPENTVSILARGKTGYLNSAKGLGMPFACHCSLLKQYLQGEEDNLNPILRRMVADGVSLFAVPEQNELELVNINRYADYLKVLEDLKKINEIK; this is translated from the coding sequence ATGAAAGGAGTATCATGCATTATTACTGCAGCGGGTAAAAACAGGCGAATGAGGGAAGATCTTCAAAGTAGAGGAATGGAACTAAAACATAAATTGCTCCTAAAAATAAATGCAGACCCTATCATTAATTTTACCGTTAAAAAAGCACTCCAAACAGATTTAAATGAGTGCATAGTTGTTCTTGGGCATTTTATGGATGATTTATATCCTGCATTGAAGAAGATACATGATACTCGACTCCATATCATTGAAAATCCTGAGGTGAATGTGGAATTATCCCAAACTCTTTTAAATGGTGTTTTAAATGCCAAATATGATTACTGTCTTTGTCTGGCAGGGGACCAGCCTACAGTAACTCAAAAAACTATGGAAAATCTCATCAATCAACTTTTAAACAGCCAGGACCCCGAAAATACCGTTTCAATCCTGGCCCGTGGTAAAACCGGGTATTTGAATAGTGCTAAGGGTTTAGGAATGCCCTTTGCCTGTCATTGTTCACTTCTTAAACAGTATCTTCAGGGTGAGGAAGATAATCTGAATCCTATTTTAAGGAGGATGGTGGCTGATGGTGTGTCATTATTTGCTGTACCTGAGCAAAATGAGTTAGAACTGGTTAATATAAATCGATACGCTGATTATCTTAAAGTTTTAGAGGACCTTAAAAAAATAAATGAAATTAAATAA
- a CDS encoding hypothetical protein (PFAM: Uncharacterised ArCR, COG2043), protein MCESNGYDFIADKLKENLGLEKSPVAIKFVLREKDIPAGVQKVDETLRHCELVQKASQGDVFYATAAEQKCKGGAAALGLMEPPEKIKTGEFYYELGRFSGLGSAKKTMESIPKIDPIMYALVYAPLEKADFDPDVIVLIVNPAQAMKLSQALVYTMGGRVEVDFAGIQSICADAVAGPFTRRQPNITLGCSGSRGYAGIKDDEVIVGLTGENIGCVVNALENMA, encoded by the coding sequence ATGTGTGAGTCAAATGGATATGATTTCATAGCGGATAAGTTAAAAGAAAATTTGGGGCTTGAAAAATCTCCAGTAGCCATAAAATTCGTTTTAAGAGAAAAAGATATTCCTGCAGGTGTCCAAAAAGTTGATGAAACATTAAGACATTGTGAACTGGTGCAGAAAGCCAGTCAGGGGGATGTTTTTTATGCTACAGCCGCGGAACAGAAATGTAAAGGAGGGGCAGCTGCTCTGGGTCTTATGGAGCCTCCGGAGAAGATCAAAACCGGAGAATTCTACTATGAATTAGGAAGATTTTCTGGTTTAGGTTCAGCCAAAAAGACCATGGAATCCATACCTAAAATCGATCCCATAATGTATGCTCTGGTATATGCTCCACTGGAGAAGGCTGATTTTGACCCAGATGTTATAGTGCTCATAGTCAATCCTGCCCAAGCCATGAAACTTTCACAAGCTCTTGTTTATACCATGGGTGGGAGAGTGGAAGTGGACTTTGCAGGAATCCAGTCAATATGTGCCGATGCAGTTGCAGGACCATTCACACGCCGCCAGCCCAACATTACCCTGGGATGTTCTGGATCCAGGGGATATGCAGGTATAAAAGATGATGAGGTTATTGTGGGTCTTACAGGGGAAAATATTGGCTGTGTAGTTAATGCATTGGAAAATATGGCTTAA
- a CDS encoding putative methanogenesis marker 16 metalloprotein (PFAM: Domain of unknown function DUF39~TIGRFAM: putative methanogenesis marker 16 metalloprotein), producing the protein MKKNIQKKSIHDINQKIKKGEATILTAEEVTRLVMDGEEPTVEDVDVVTTGTCGIMSGTAAIFHLPVGEPGSFKKARKITLNGIPGFPGPCPNEWLGSVDLMIYGTSHSITDPQYGGGFLFKDLLRGEEIEIKVEDIAGNIIKSTVTLNDFGTAQMIGTRFAFKNYTAFINPGPDSVSSIFNAVDMEGNLKGISFSGCGELNPLQNDPQLNSIRKGTRLLINNSEGLFISTGTRSRPEKPNMMITADMKDMDPHYLGGFRTGAGPEVYNSVATAIPIMDDEILQKTFIKNEDIPLPIADIMGRHSVLSQTNYGIWRDSDERPTYEKELCQKCGTCLVEERCPTRAFQNHELNQIRCFGCGMCAYSCPFGTFQMERGHVMMDWEGHLKELEVSCRQSDIKRARELARELKNRIERGDFLLNP; encoded by the coding sequence TTGAAAAAAAATATTCAAAAAAAAAGTATCCATGATATAAATCAGAAGATCAAAAAAGGTGAAGCCACAATCCTAACTGCGGAGGAAGTAACCCGACTGGTTATGGATGGTGAAGAACCCACTGTGGAAGACGTTGATGTGGTGACCACTGGTACCTGTGGTATCATGTCCGGAACTGCAGCCATATTCCATTTACCCGTTGGTGAACCCGGCTCATTCAAGAAAGCCAGGAAAATCACCTTAAACGGTATTCCAGGATTTCCTGGACCCTGCCCCAACGAATGGTTGGGTTCTGTGGATCTCATGATTTACGGAACTTCACACAGCATAACTGACCCCCAGTATGGTGGAGGGTTCCTCTTTAAGGACCTGCTCAGGGGTGAAGAAATTGAAATCAAAGTGGAAGATATAGCTGGAAATATCATAAAATCAACAGTCACTTTGAATGACTTTGGAACCGCCCAGATGATCGGAACCCGTTTTGCCTTTAAAAATTACACTGCATTCATAAATCCAGGCCCAGACTCTGTTTCATCCATATTCAACGCAGTGGACATGGAGGGGAACCTTAAGGGAATTTCTTTTTCAGGTTGTGGTGAGCTTAACCCACTACAAAACGACCCCCAATTAAATTCCATACGTAAAGGAACCCGGCTGCTTATAAATAACTCTGAAGGATTGTTCATCAGCACTGGGACCCGTAGCCGTCCTGAAAAGCCAAATATGATGATAACTGCAGATATGAAGGATATGGATCCCCATTATCTGGGTGGCTTCCGTACCGGAGCCGGGCCAGAAGTTTACAACAGCGTGGCTACAGCCATACCCATTATGGATGATGAAATCCTCCAGAAAACTTTCATCAAAAATGAGGACATTCCACTGCCAATTGCAGATATTATGGGCCGTCATAGTGTTTTAAGCCAGACAAACTACGGAATCTGGAGAGATAGTGATGAACGACCAACCTATGAGAAAGAATTATGTCAGAAATGTGGAACCTGCCTAGTTGAAGAAAGATGCCCCACCAGGGCCTTCCAGAACCATGAACTGAACCAGATTCGTTGTTTCGGTTGTGGAATGTGCGCCTACTCCTGTCCCTTTGGCACTTTCCAGATGGAACGAGGACATGTCATGATGGACTGGGAAGGTCACTTAAAAGAGTTGGAAGTGAGCTGTCGCCAGTCAGATATTAAACGAGCCCGTGAACTGGCCAGAGAACTTAAAAATAGGATTGAAAGGGGAGATTTTTTACTTAACCCTTAG
- a CDS encoding hypothetical protein (PFAM: Possible metal-binding domain in RNase L inhibitor, RLI; Domain of unknown function (DUF367)), producing MPHKVVIYHAEQCDPKKCTTRKLAKLNQIQMVSRLNQIPRGALVLDPFSTKSVSPEDHDLVVKKGIVGLDCSWKRIDKSAAMFRVTSTHRSLPFLVAANPTNYGKPCILSTAEAVAATLYIVGLKDNAIQIMSHFKWGPHFLELNHELLEAYSQARSSREVVDIQNEFIGG from the coding sequence ATGCCTCATAAAGTAGTTATATACCACGCAGAACAGTGTGATCCTAAAAAATGCACCACTCGTAAACTGGCCAAGCTGAACCAGATTCAAATGGTCAGCCGTCTTAACCAGATACCACGAGGGGCTTTAGTATTAGATCCATTCTCAACAAAGTCCGTGTCACCAGAAGACCATGACTTAGTTGTTAAAAAAGGTATCGTAGGGCTTGATTGCTCATGGAAGCGAATTGACAAGTCAGCTGCCATGTTCAGGGTCACTTCGACCCATCGTTCCCTTCCTTTCCTGGTGGCGGCCAATCCCACCAACTATGGTAAACCATGTATACTGTCCACTGCTGAGGCTGTGGCAGCAACCTTATATATAGTGGGGCTTAAAGATAATGCTATTCAGATTATGTCCCACTTCAAGTGGGGACCTCATTTTCTGGAGCTTAATCATGAGCTCTTAGAGGCTTATTCCCAGGCTCGTAGTAGCAGGGAAGTTGTAGATATTCAGAATGAATTCATAGGAGGCTAA
- a CDS encoding ribosomal protein L40E, with the protein MARFEEAENRIFKIKICLKCNARNPPTAKTCRKCGYKGLRFKAKEPRG; encoded by the coding sequence ATGGCTAGATTCGAAGAAGCAGAAAACAGAATATTCAAGATCAAGATTTGTCTCAAATGTAACGCTCGAAACCCACCAACCGCCAAGACCTGTCGTAAGTGTGGATACAAGGGCTTGAGATTCAAAGCCAAAGAACCAAGAGGATAA
- a CDS encoding sucrose-phosphate phosphatase-like hydrolase, Archaeal (PFAM: haloacid dehalogenase-like hydrolase~TIGRFAM: sucrose-phosphate phosphatase subfamily; sucrose-phosphate phosphatase-like hydrolase, Archaeal) has product MIKAVAVDVDGTITDGKRRLCCSAMESIRAAEESGIPVIIVTGNILPVTKTLSIFIGTSGGLVAENGGVIESSSGRMVLGDIQKCKEAYEFLKAKYPIEKVDFSDQRISEIAFYRTIPVKVVKDTLEDFDVRIYDTKFALHITDPAVDKGTSLVRVAGDMGILPGEILAVGDSENDLEFLKVAGLKVAVANAAPELKATADYVTQKPYGDGVKEALERFLS; this is encoded by the coding sequence TTGATCAAAGCAGTAGCAGTAGATGTTGATGGAACCATAACCGATGGTAAGAGAAGATTATGTTGCAGTGCAATGGAATCAATCCGTGCTGCAGAAGAAAGTGGCATACCAGTTATCATCGTCACCGGTAACATTCTCCCCGTTACCAAAACCCTTTCCATATTCATTGGGACTTCCGGTGGGCTGGTGGCTGAAAACGGAGGAGTCATAGAATCATCCAGTGGTAGGATGGTCTTGGGAGATATTCAAAAGTGCAAAGAGGCTTATGAATTTTTAAAAGCCAAATACCCCATTGAAAAAGTGGATTTTTCAGATCAGAGGATTTCAGAAATTGCATTTTACAGGACTATTCCCGTGAAGGTGGTTAAAGATACACTGGAAGATTTTGATGTGAGAATATACGATACCAAGTTTGCACTGCACATCACGGATCCTGCAGTGGACAAGGGTACTTCACTGGTTCGTGTGGCTGGAGATATGGGTATCCTGCCAGGGGAAATCCTGGCAGTGGGAGACAGTGAAAATGACCTGGAATTTTTAAAAGTTGCCGGATTAAAGGTAGCAGTGGCCAACGCAGCCCCTGAACTTAAAGCTACTGCAGATTATGTAACTCAAAAACCATATGGAGATGGAGTAAAAGAGGCGTTAGAGAGGTTTTTATCATGA
- a CDS encoding putative Zn-dependent protease-like protein (PFAM: Putative modulator of DNA gyrase) yields the protein MMNDLANHALDHAIKGADQAEIYVGITDSVDATIQNDQVDFAKEAYSLGMGIRVICDNKMGFAYTTQTEKITETVARAISNAQANQVDENFAFASKSDYPTVKGVFDKKISTLELEDTIELGKTMIDTVLENKCQPTSGGVSADCSKTLIINSDGVKCEDISTYFSGFIAVNVPDGEGVSTASESDSSRKLDIDPEKVASRACEVALNSRGGKTIETGDMKVLMDHHAAAGLLSTFSQAINGDNVQRGRSIYVDKINTEVLSPSLNIYDDGTIKGGLYSSHGDGEGTPSQKTTIIENGVLKNFLYDIHTAKKGNVDSTGNGMRASFNDMPAVSLSNFILDFKDFEELSEIKEGLLVTDVLGAHTANPISGDFSVEAMNAFKIEKGELAHPVKNAMLSGNIFSILKDSKAASEKTRQLGPFIVPPITVSSLRVVGQK from the coding sequence ATGATGAACGATTTAGCTAACCATGCACTGGATCATGCCATTAAAGGCGCTGATCAGGCAGAAATATATGTTGGAATCACAGATAGTGTGGATGCCACCATCCAAAATGATCAGGTGGACTTTGCCAAGGAAGCATACTCCTTGGGTATGGGTATCCGTGTTATCTGTGATAATAAAATGGGCTTTGCATACACCACGCAAACTGAAAAAATAACCGAAACAGTGGCCAGGGCCATTTCCAATGCCCAGGCCAACCAGGTTGATGAGAACTTCGCATTCGCATCTAAATCTGATTATCCCACAGTTAAAGGTGTTTTTGATAAAAAAATCAGTACTCTTGAACTGGAAGACACCATTGAACTGGGAAAAACTATGATTGACACAGTTCTGGAAAACAAGTGCCAACCAACCTCTGGTGGGGTCTCAGCAGACTGCTCTAAAACACTGATCATCAACTCCGATGGTGTAAAATGTGAGGATATCTCCACCTACTTCTCGGGCTTCATAGCAGTGAATGTCCCCGATGGTGAGGGGGTTTCCACTGCCAGTGAATCAGATTCATCCCGAAAACTTGACATAGATCCAGAGAAAGTTGCAAGTAGGGCGTGTGAGGTTGCTTTAAATTCAAGGGGTGGTAAAACAATAGAAACCGGTGACATGAAGGTTTTGATGGATCATCATGCTGCAGCAGGTCTTCTTTCCACATTTTCCCAGGCAATTAATGGGGACAACGTCCAGAGGGGTAGGTCAATCTACGTTGATAAAATTAATACAGAGGTTTTATCACCCTCCCTGAACATCTACGATGATGGAACCATCAAAGGAGGTCTTTACTCTTCTCATGGTGATGGTGAAGGAACACCTAGTCAGAAAACAACCATAATTGAGAATGGAGTTCTTAAAAACTTTTTATATGACATACACACGGCTAAAAAGGGAAATGTCGATAGTACGGGTAATGGAATGCGTGCTTCATTCAATGACATGCCTGCGGTGAGTTTATCAAACTTCATTCTAGATTTTAAAGATTTTGAAGAACTTTCAGAAATCAAAGAGGGATTGTTAGTCACTGATGTTCTGGGGGCGCACACTGCCAACCCCATATCTGGAGATTTCTCGGTAGAAGCCATGAACGCATTTAAAATCGAGAAAGGAGAACTAGCCCATCCAGTTAAAAATGCAATGCTCTCTGGAAATATATTTTCCATACTGAAAGATTCAAAGGCAGCTTCTGAAAAAACCCGCCAACTAGGGCCTTTCATAGTACCACCTATAACTGTGTCCAGTTTACGTGTTGTGGGCCAGAAATAA